The Apostichopus japonicus isolate 1M-3 chromosome 20, ASM3797524v1, whole genome shotgun sequence genome contains a region encoding:
- the LOC139961996 gene encoding uncharacterized protein isoform X1, whose product MVHRRGSKFGVVTSRTLRKTEYFGKPREFHNGQFIVTKYVEQGRGQHHTINKKFQEILQDGLEVYDHTPFRNTEITEYSLNKRKRWQLPGLLKQAIKDGEMEELSFRVTLIERALEVRIDPEEGMSQHFNSKRPDCLSVTRSKCPKGEFKPKAKHSFETDLLGDRKRSWGRITHIVDEDEPRVPPLPELTYEVCYPRPKTAYPSFTPLSTAKLYMRDRRKRIENTKTKEKMHRDGKLSLGGDDESDLTGQSCDVILDGRDWTTDRFELEDEELPPDKILLPSNISCLGDFISFNSKPKTPQKRKKRKTRSSSETGQDSSKKKCTILDPTIRLLDDDEFTDLAEPHSPSTDSGYSDSSETTFTFDPVDYTTAWREVTFEKSTLEESSMARSLGDSLLDYAESDPYCAAINLCRVDRDELQEARSDEVVLLIQRLAEEDLTTRCRFRVCDLRGDADDKQFVDTNMVSIDRKSVYALSEFVEIVKQTLGSSLRPMEEYNVKSRKPKETIRLDTVSSLLGWQYYCKPEAEVVDDMVHQEENSSARSFSSYRPCALTPPKMCEICFDDIVDTEGTVPSATALRKCSHWFCGACWQQHVASRTQQGDANMKCPAYECDTPVDATTQLSLLPDPCLPLYARLRRSRLLSRQRNWEWCQNPLCSRMVRVKGTRPPHNGDDQKNVIHCECGYSWCHGCKESVHWPATCQQAAEYKDYVKNKGVDVGEDRITTVEVKHCPQCSYPVEKNGGCMHMMCCFCNHEYCWECLSSWRDHLDDWQDCMQMPTVSVSLTGRKRSSVEMYLLAATQRRKERMAAGEVTTSAESIGLRVYYQYLKTTNRHLPKIKQCNFSAFKKSYSLTWLASSEEMRQFEDILRLCESASSLFNEICFILEYLNVLIATGKTRQLRLRNSGWKDTIDKLGFISQRLRNILTGEEHLKYFEFTKRLERLVQTGQQRLKEVTGALPGVYKLLSAKNITGRRPVAVS is encoded by the exons ATGGTACACAGACGAGGTTCGAAATTTGGAGTAGTGACCTCCAGGACACTCAGGAAGACTGAGTACTTCGGAAAACCGAGGGAATTCCACAACGGGCAGTTCATAGTGACAAAATATGTAGAACAAGGTCGAGGACAACATcatacaataaataaaaaatttcaagaaattttgCAGGACGGATTAGAAGTTTATGACCACACGCCGTTTAGAAATACAG AaataactgaatattcattaaacaagAGGAAAAGATGGCAACTTCCTGGTCTTCTGAAACAGGCTATCAAAGATGGCGAGATGGAGGAACTCTCTTTCCGTGTCACGTTGATCGAGCGAGCCCTGGAAGTCAGGATAGATCCTGAAGAGGGCATGAGTCAACATTTTAACAGTAAACGACCAGACTGTCTGTCAGTGACCAGAAGTAAATGCCCCAAGGGTGAATTCAAGCCGAAAGCCAAACATAGCTTCGAAACGGATTTACTAGGTGACCGCAAGAGGAGCTGGGGAAGAATCACTCACATCGTCGATGAAGACGAACCCAGGGTTCCTCCTCTGCCAGAGTTAACGTACGAAGTGTGCTACCCTCGTCCCAAGACCGCTTACCCCAGTTTCACACCTCTCTCTACCGCCAAACTTTATATGCGTG ACAGGCGCAAGAGAATCGAGAATACCAAGACGAAAGAGAAGATGCACAGGGATGGAAAACTCTCCTTGGGAGGCGATGACGAAAGTGACCTGACAGGACAGTCGTGTGACGTCATTCTGGACGGAAGAGATTGGACGACAGATCGATTTGAACTTGAGGATGAGGAGCTACCTCCTGACAAAATCCTCCTACCTTCTAACATCAGCTGTTTAGGGGactttatttctttcaattCCAAACCAAAGACTCCTCAGAAACGGAAGAAGAGGAAGACGAGGTCTTCTTCCGAAACGGGCCAAGATTCTTCCAAAAAGAAATGTACAATATTAGATCCTACTATTAGACTATTAGATGACGACGAATTCACAGATTTAGCCGAACCTCATTCACCCTCGACGGACAGCGGGTATTCGGACTCCTCTGAAACTACTTTCACCTTTGACCCAGTCGATTATACGACGGCTTGGCGGGAGGTGACTTTCGAGAAATCGACTCTGGAGGAGTCATCCATGGCTAGAAGTTTAGGCGACAGTTTATTGGACTATGCTGAATCTGATCCTTACTGTGCCGCAATCAACCTTTGCAGAGTCGATAGAGATGAATTGCAGGAAGCGAGGTCCGACGAGGTCGTATTACTGATTCAGCGACTAGCAGAGGAAGACCTCACGACTCGTTGTAG ATTTAGGGTGTGTGACCTTAGAGGAGATGCAGACGATAAGCAGTTTGTCGATACCAACATGGTTTCCATCGACCGGAAGTCGGTGTACGCTTTGTCAGAATTTGTGGAAATTGTCAAACAGACTCTGGGGTCTTCTCTAAG ACCAATGGAAGAGTACAATGTGAAATCTAGAAAACCGAAAGAAACGATTAGACTCGATACCGTAAGCAGCCTCTTAGGATGGCAGTATTATTGTAAACCAGAAGCTGAAGTAGTGGACGATATGGTACATCAAGAAGAG AATTCTTCAGCCAGATCCTTCAGCAGTTACCGACCGTGTGCGCTAACTCCTCCGAAGATGTGCGAGATCTGCTTTGATGACATCGTCGATACCGAGGGCACCGTACCATCGGCCACAGCTCTCAGAAAGTGTTCTCATTGGTTCTGTGGAGCTTGTTGGCAGCAACATGTCGCATCGAGGACTCAACAAGGAGATGCGAACATGAAATGTCCG GCCTATGAATGTGATACTCCTGTAGATGCAACCACTCAGCTGTCTCTGCTACCCGACCCATGTCTCCCCCTCTACGCTCGACTACGAAGGAGTCGTCTCCTGAGTCGACAGAGGAATTGGGAATGGTGTCAAAACCCCCTGTGTAGCAGAATGGTGCGAGTAAAGGGCACCAGACCACCTCACAATGGGGATGACCAGAAGAATGTGATTCATTGCGAGTGTGGTTACTCCTGGTGCCACGGTTGTAAGGAGAGCGTCCATTGGCCGGCTACCTGCCAGCAAGCTGCAGAGTACAAAGACTATGTCAAAAACAAAG GTGTAGACGTAGGAGAGGATCGAATCACAACCGTGGAGGTTAAGCACTGTCCGCAGTGTAGCTATCCTGTAGAGAAGAATGGAGGCTGCATGCACATGATGTGCTGTTTCTGTAATCATGAATATTGTTGGGAATGTCTGTCTTCTTGGAGGGATCATTTGGATGATTGGCAAGACTGCATGCAAATGCCAACAGTG AGTGTCTCTCTCACCGGCAGGAAGAGATCGTCTGTGGAGATGTATCTTCTCGCTGCCACTCAAAGGAGGAAAGAAAGAATGGCCGCTGGGGAAGTCACAACTTCCGCAGAGAGCATCGGATTACGAGTG TATTACCAATACTTAAAAACCACCAACAGACATCTACCCAAGATCAAACAATGCAACTTCTCAGCATTTAAGAAGTCTTACTCATTAACATGGCTGGCCTCCAGCGAAGAGATGAGACAGTTTGAAGACATTTTAAGGCTATGTGAATCTGCAAGCAGTTTATTCAATGAG ATCTGTTTCATATTGGAGTACTTGAATGTTCTCATCGCCACCGGCAAGACAAGACAACTGAGACTACGAAACTCGGGATGGAAAGACACCATCGATAAACTTGGATTCATTTCTCAACGGTTGCGTAAT ATTTTGACAGGAGAAGAACATCTGAAATACTTTGAATTCACTAAACGCTTGGAGAGATTGGTACAGACTGGACAGCAAAGGTTAAAGGAGGTCACTGGGGCACTTCCAGGAGTTTATAAATTACTATCTGCAAAGAACATTACAGGACGCAGACCAGTGGCTGTGTCGTAA
- the LOC139961996 gene encoding uncharacterized protein isoform X3, producing MTTRRLEIQAIKDGEMEELSFRVTLIERALEVRIDPEEGMSQHFNSKRPDCLSVTRSKCPKGEFKPKAKHSFETDLLGDRKRSWGRITHIVDEDEPRVPPLPELTYEVCYPRPKTAYPSFTPLSTAKLYMRDRRKRIENTKTKEKMHRDGKLSLGGDDESDLTGQSCDVILDGRDWTTDRFELEDEELPPDKILLPSNISCLGDFISFNSKPKTPQKRKKRKTRSSSETGQDSSKKKCTILDPTIRLLDDDEFTDLAEPHSPSTDSGYSDSSETTFTFDPVDYTTAWREVTFEKSTLEESSMARSLGDSLLDYAESDPYCAAINLCRVDRDELQEARSDEVVLLIQRLAEEDLTTRCRFRVCDLRGDADDKQFVDTNMVSIDRKSVYALSEFVEIVKQTLGSSLRPMEEYNVKSRKPKETIRLDTVSSLLGWQYYCKPEAEVVDDMVHQEENSSARSFSSYRPCALTPPKMCEICFDDIVDTEGTVPSATALRKCSHWFCGACWQQHVASRTQQGDANMKCPAYECDTPVDATTQLSLLPDPCLPLYARLRRSRLLSRQRNWEWCQNPLCSRMVRVKGTRPPHNGDDQKNVIHCECGYSWCHGCKESVHWPATCQQAAEYKDYVKNKGVDVGEDRITTVEVKHCPQCSYPVEKNGGCMHMMCCFCNHEYCWECLSSWRDHLDDWQDCMQMPTVSVSLTGRKRSSVEMYLLAATQRRKERMAAGEVTTSAESIGLRVYYQYLKTTNRHLPKIKQCNFSAFKKSYSLTWLASSEEMRQFEDILRLCESASSLFNEICFILEYLNVLIATGKTRQLRLRNSGWKDTIDKLGFISQRLRNILTGEEHLKYFEFTKRLERLVQTGQQRLKEVTGALPGVYKLLSAKNITGRRPVAVS from the exons ATGACCACACGCCGTTTAGAAATACAG GCTATCAAAGATGGCGAGATGGAGGAACTCTCTTTCCGTGTCACGTTGATCGAGCGAGCCCTGGAAGTCAGGATAGATCCTGAAGAGGGCATGAGTCAACATTTTAACAGTAAACGACCAGACTGTCTGTCAGTGACCAGAAGTAAATGCCCCAAGGGTGAATTCAAGCCGAAAGCCAAACATAGCTTCGAAACGGATTTACTAGGTGACCGCAAGAGGAGCTGGGGAAGAATCACTCACATCGTCGATGAAGACGAACCCAGGGTTCCTCCTCTGCCAGAGTTAACGTACGAAGTGTGCTACCCTCGTCCCAAGACCGCTTACCCCAGTTTCACACCTCTCTCTACCGCCAAACTTTATATGCGTG ACAGGCGCAAGAGAATCGAGAATACCAAGACGAAAGAGAAGATGCACAGGGATGGAAAACTCTCCTTGGGAGGCGATGACGAAAGTGACCTGACAGGACAGTCGTGTGACGTCATTCTGGACGGAAGAGATTGGACGACAGATCGATTTGAACTTGAGGATGAGGAGCTACCTCCTGACAAAATCCTCCTACCTTCTAACATCAGCTGTTTAGGGGactttatttctttcaattCCAAACCAAAGACTCCTCAGAAACGGAAGAAGAGGAAGACGAGGTCTTCTTCCGAAACGGGCCAAGATTCTTCCAAAAAGAAATGTACAATATTAGATCCTACTATTAGACTATTAGATGACGACGAATTCACAGATTTAGCCGAACCTCATTCACCCTCGACGGACAGCGGGTATTCGGACTCCTCTGAAACTACTTTCACCTTTGACCCAGTCGATTATACGACGGCTTGGCGGGAGGTGACTTTCGAGAAATCGACTCTGGAGGAGTCATCCATGGCTAGAAGTTTAGGCGACAGTTTATTGGACTATGCTGAATCTGATCCTTACTGTGCCGCAATCAACCTTTGCAGAGTCGATAGAGATGAATTGCAGGAAGCGAGGTCCGACGAGGTCGTATTACTGATTCAGCGACTAGCAGAGGAAGACCTCACGACTCGTTGTAG ATTTAGGGTGTGTGACCTTAGAGGAGATGCAGACGATAAGCAGTTTGTCGATACCAACATGGTTTCCATCGACCGGAAGTCGGTGTACGCTTTGTCAGAATTTGTGGAAATTGTCAAACAGACTCTGGGGTCTTCTCTAAG ACCAATGGAAGAGTACAATGTGAAATCTAGAAAACCGAAAGAAACGATTAGACTCGATACCGTAAGCAGCCTCTTAGGATGGCAGTATTATTGTAAACCAGAAGCTGAAGTAGTGGACGATATGGTACATCAAGAAGAG AATTCTTCAGCCAGATCCTTCAGCAGTTACCGACCGTGTGCGCTAACTCCTCCGAAGATGTGCGAGATCTGCTTTGATGACATCGTCGATACCGAGGGCACCGTACCATCGGCCACAGCTCTCAGAAAGTGTTCTCATTGGTTCTGTGGAGCTTGTTGGCAGCAACATGTCGCATCGAGGACTCAACAAGGAGATGCGAACATGAAATGTCCG GCCTATGAATGTGATACTCCTGTAGATGCAACCACTCAGCTGTCTCTGCTACCCGACCCATGTCTCCCCCTCTACGCTCGACTACGAAGGAGTCGTCTCCTGAGTCGACAGAGGAATTGGGAATGGTGTCAAAACCCCCTGTGTAGCAGAATGGTGCGAGTAAAGGGCACCAGACCACCTCACAATGGGGATGACCAGAAGAATGTGATTCATTGCGAGTGTGGTTACTCCTGGTGCCACGGTTGTAAGGAGAGCGTCCATTGGCCGGCTACCTGCCAGCAAGCTGCAGAGTACAAAGACTATGTCAAAAACAAAG GTGTAGACGTAGGAGAGGATCGAATCACAACCGTGGAGGTTAAGCACTGTCCGCAGTGTAGCTATCCTGTAGAGAAGAATGGAGGCTGCATGCACATGATGTGCTGTTTCTGTAATCATGAATATTGTTGGGAATGTCTGTCTTCTTGGAGGGATCATTTGGATGATTGGCAAGACTGCATGCAAATGCCAACAGTG AGTGTCTCTCTCACCGGCAGGAAGAGATCGTCTGTGGAGATGTATCTTCTCGCTGCCACTCAAAGGAGGAAAGAAAGAATGGCCGCTGGGGAAGTCACAACTTCCGCAGAGAGCATCGGATTACGAGTG TATTACCAATACTTAAAAACCACCAACAGACATCTACCCAAGATCAAACAATGCAACTTCTCAGCATTTAAGAAGTCTTACTCATTAACATGGCTGGCCTCCAGCGAAGAGATGAGACAGTTTGAAGACATTTTAAGGCTATGTGAATCTGCAAGCAGTTTATTCAATGAG ATCTGTTTCATATTGGAGTACTTGAATGTTCTCATCGCCACCGGCAAGACAAGACAACTGAGACTACGAAACTCGGGATGGAAAGACACCATCGATAAACTTGGATTCATTTCTCAACGGTTGCGTAAT ATTTTGACAGGAGAAGAACATCTGAAATACTTTGAATTCACTAAACGCTTGGAGAGATTGGTACAGACTGGACAGCAAAGGTTAAAGGAGGTCACTGGGGCACTTCCAGGAGTTTATAAATTACTATCTGCAAAGAACATTACAGGACGCAGACCAGTGGCTGTGTCGTAA
- the LOC139961996 gene encoding uncharacterized protein isoform X2, with protein sequence MVHRRGSKFGVVTSRTLRKTEYFGKPREFHNGQFIVTKYVEQGRGQHHTINKKFQEILQDGLEVYDHTPFRNTEITEYSLNKRKRWQLPGLLKQAIKDGEMEELSFRVTLIERALEVRIDPEEGMSQHFNSKRPDCLSVTRSKCPKGEFKPKAKHSFETDLLGDRKRSWGRITHIVDEDEPRVPPLPELTYEVCYPRPKTAYPSFTPLSTAKLYMRDRRKRIENTKTKEKMHRDGKLSLGGDDESDLTGQSCDVILDGRDWTTDRFELEDEELPPDKILLPSNISCLGDFISFNSKPKTPQKRKKRKTRSSSETGQDSSKKKCTILDPTIRLLDDDEFTDLAEPHSPSTDSGYSDSSETTFTFDPVDYTTAWREVTFEKSTLEESSMARSLGDSLLDYAESDPYCAAINLCRVDRDELQEARSDEVVLLIQRLAEEDLTTRCRFRVCDLRGDADDKQFVDTNMVSIDRKSVYALSEFVEIVKQTLGSSLRPMEEYNVKSRKPKETIRLDTVSSLLGWQYYCKPEAEVVDDMVHQEENSSARSFSSYRPCALTPPKMCEICFDDIVDTEGTVPSATALRKCSHWFCGACWQQHVASRTQQGDANMKCPAYECDTPVDATTQLSLLPDPCLPLYARLRRSRLLSRQRNWEWCQNPLCSRMVRVKGTRPPHNGDDQKNVIHCECGYSWCHGCKESVHWPATCQQAAEYKDYVKNKGVDVGEDRITTVEVKHCPQCSYPVEKNGGCMHMMCCFCNHEYCWECLSSWRDHLDDWQDCMQMPTVYYQYLKTTNRHLPKIKQCNFSAFKKSYSLTWLASSEEMRQFEDILRLCESASSLFNEICFILEYLNVLIATGKTRQLRLRNSGWKDTIDKLGFISQRLRNILTGEEHLKYFEFTKRLERLVQTGQQRLKEVTGALPGVYKLLSAKNITGRRPVAVS encoded by the exons ATGGTACACAGACGAGGTTCGAAATTTGGAGTAGTGACCTCCAGGACACTCAGGAAGACTGAGTACTTCGGAAAACCGAGGGAATTCCACAACGGGCAGTTCATAGTGACAAAATATGTAGAACAAGGTCGAGGACAACATcatacaataaataaaaaatttcaagaaattttgCAGGACGGATTAGAAGTTTATGACCACACGCCGTTTAGAAATACAG AaataactgaatattcattaaacaagAGGAAAAGATGGCAACTTCCTGGTCTTCTGAAACAGGCTATCAAAGATGGCGAGATGGAGGAACTCTCTTTCCGTGTCACGTTGATCGAGCGAGCCCTGGAAGTCAGGATAGATCCTGAAGAGGGCATGAGTCAACATTTTAACAGTAAACGACCAGACTGTCTGTCAGTGACCAGAAGTAAATGCCCCAAGGGTGAATTCAAGCCGAAAGCCAAACATAGCTTCGAAACGGATTTACTAGGTGACCGCAAGAGGAGCTGGGGAAGAATCACTCACATCGTCGATGAAGACGAACCCAGGGTTCCTCCTCTGCCAGAGTTAACGTACGAAGTGTGCTACCCTCGTCCCAAGACCGCTTACCCCAGTTTCACACCTCTCTCTACCGCCAAACTTTATATGCGTG ACAGGCGCAAGAGAATCGAGAATACCAAGACGAAAGAGAAGATGCACAGGGATGGAAAACTCTCCTTGGGAGGCGATGACGAAAGTGACCTGACAGGACAGTCGTGTGACGTCATTCTGGACGGAAGAGATTGGACGACAGATCGATTTGAACTTGAGGATGAGGAGCTACCTCCTGACAAAATCCTCCTACCTTCTAACATCAGCTGTTTAGGGGactttatttctttcaattCCAAACCAAAGACTCCTCAGAAACGGAAGAAGAGGAAGACGAGGTCTTCTTCCGAAACGGGCCAAGATTCTTCCAAAAAGAAATGTACAATATTAGATCCTACTATTAGACTATTAGATGACGACGAATTCACAGATTTAGCCGAACCTCATTCACCCTCGACGGACAGCGGGTATTCGGACTCCTCTGAAACTACTTTCACCTTTGACCCAGTCGATTATACGACGGCTTGGCGGGAGGTGACTTTCGAGAAATCGACTCTGGAGGAGTCATCCATGGCTAGAAGTTTAGGCGACAGTTTATTGGACTATGCTGAATCTGATCCTTACTGTGCCGCAATCAACCTTTGCAGAGTCGATAGAGATGAATTGCAGGAAGCGAGGTCCGACGAGGTCGTATTACTGATTCAGCGACTAGCAGAGGAAGACCTCACGACTCGTTGTAG ATTTAGGGTGTGTGACCTTAGAGGAGATGCAGACGATAAGCAGTTTGTCGATACCAACATGGTTTCCATCGACCGGAAGTCGGTGTACGCTTTGTCAGAATTTGTGGAAATTGTCAAACAGACTCTGGGGTCTTCTCTAAG ACCAATGGAAGAGTACAATGTGAAATCTAGAAAACCGAAAGAAACGATTAGACTCGATACCGTAAGCAGCCTCTTAGGATGGCAGTATTATTGTAAACCAGAAGCTGAAGTAGTGGACGATATGGTACATCAAGAAGAG AATTCTTCAGCCAGATCCTTCAGCAGTTACCGACCGTGTGCGCTAACTCCTCCGAAGATGTGCGAGATCTGCTTTGATGACATCGTCGATACCGAGGGCACCGTACCATCGGCCACAGCTCTCAGAAAGTGTTCTCATTGGTTCTGTGGAGCTTGTTGGCAGCAACATGTCGCATCGAGGACTCAACAAGGAGATGCGAACATGAAATGTCCG GCCTATGAATGTGATACTCCTGTAGATGCAACCACTCAGCTGTCTCTGCTACCCGACCCATGTCTCCCCCTCTACGCTCGACTACGAAGGAGTCGTCTCCTGAGTCGACAGAGGAATTGGGAATGGTGTCAAAACCCCCTGTGTAGCAGAATGGTGCGAGTAAAGGGCACCAGACCACCTCACAATGGGGATGACCAGAAGAATGTGATTCATTGCGAGTGTGGTTACTCCTGGTGCCACGGTTGTAAGGAGAGCGTCCATTGGCCGGCTACCTGCCAGCAAGCTGCAGAGTACAAAGACTATGTCAAAAACAAAG GTGTAGACGTAGGAGAGGATCGAATCACAACCGTGGAGGTTAAGCACTGTCCGCAGTGTAGCTATCCTGTAGAGAAGAATGGAGGCTGCATGCACATGATGTGCTGTTTCTGTAATCATGAATATTGTTGGGAATGTCTGTCTTCTTGGAGGGATCATTTGGATGATTGGCAAGACTGCATGCAAATGCCAACAGTG TATTACCAATACTTAAAAACCACCAACAGACATCTACCCAAGATCAAACAATGCAACTTCTCAGCATTTAAGAAGTCTTACTCATTAACATGGCTGGCCTCCAGCGAAGAGATGAGACAGTTTGAAGACATTTTAAGGCTATGTGAATCTGCAAGCAGTTTATTCAATGAG ATCTGTTTCATATTGGAGTACTTGAATGTTCTCATCGCCACCGGCAAGACAAGACAACTGAGACTACGAAACTCGGGATGGAAAGACACCATCGATAAACTTGGATTCATTTCTCAACGGTTGCGTAAT ATTTTGACAGGAGAAGAACATCTGAAATACTTTGAATTCACTAAACGCTTGGAGAGATTGGTACAGACTGGACAGCAAAGGTTAAAGGAGGTCACTGGGGCACTTCCAGGAGTTTATAAATTACTATCTGCAAAGAACATTACAGGACGCAGACCAGTGGCTGTGTCGTAA